The genome window GGGAGGTCAGCATTGCACCTGCCTTGCCCAAATGTTCTTCATTCACACCTTCACAGATATGGAATCTGCTGTCATTCTGGCAATAGCTTTCAATCTCTATGTAATCATCTGCCACCCCCTACAATATTCCTCCATCCTCACCAACTCAGGGACCACCAAGATATGTGTGACAATTGTCATGAGGACCACCCTTGTCCAGCTCCCACTCCCAATCCTACTGACTCGGCTGCGTTTCACTAGAGTCAGCAAGCTCTCCCATCCCTACTGTCTGCATCCAGACATCATCAAACATGCAGGCTCAGGTACAAGGATTAATAGTACCTATGACCTTTTTGTGCTACTCTCCACACTAGGTTTGGACTTGCTATTTGTCCTCCTGTCCTATCTTCACATCCTTAAGACGATCCTGAACACTGTGACTTGGAGGGAGCATCTCAAAGCTCTCAACACCTGCATCTCACATATCTGTGCTGTCCTGCTTTTCATTATCCCCATGATCTGCCTGTCCATGATGCACCGGTTTATCCCCCCAGACCTATGATTTCACAGCCAGCATCCATTTTCTTGCTCCACCCATCCTGAATCCTATCATATATAATGTGAAAACCTAAATGATCCGGAGATGGATACTAAGAATGCTCTGCCAAACAGGGGTCCGCTAGTCCAGCATTGCCATTTAGTGAAGTCAATAAGATGCTCACTGCTATCCAATGCGAGATTGAACCCCAGTGAAGACCAGCCCAGAGACGGGAACATGTCAAACTTCTGCTGATGTAAGGGTATGTGGCAAGTAAGGTTATAAGGAAGGTAAAAGGTATGTGGAAGGTAAAGGATATGTTGATACCGGCAACATAAGAACCATGGTTTGTAAGAATATCTAGTCAGTGGCTCTTCAACATATAAACAGAGgccaaagacaggaaaaataacaaatcgTACCTAGATACGCAAACCCAAGACCCCAGGAGATAACAGAGACAGTAACACAGGCCACAACCTTCAGGTCAGTGATTGAGGAGTGGCTGGAGGAGCCAGGAGGAAAGAGGTTCAAGCAAAACTGctgagaagggagaaagaaattatCATGGTTCTCCCGGAAAAGAGCAGACTTGGTGCGGGATATTCGATGGGGCTTATGTGAAATTTTTTATTGAATGATTTAAGGGGCTTGTGCAAATGTGCAAAATACATTATGGGGCGTTTAAAGGAAGGACCAAAGGTAAGGGAAAGGAGGGATCTAGGTGTATTGGGAAGAGCCCAGCATGGGAAAATGGAGGGGGACTGATAGTGGGGCTGATTAAGTGTAAACAAGTTGCTGCTCAATACACTCTCCAGGCCACTGCAGCCTGTCCTGTCTGCTCATTAAACTCACTTCTAGCTCTTTTCTGAGTGACCTTACTTGGTGTACAGGGTTATATGGGTGGGATTTGGTGACAAACATTAAGCTGGACTAACTGATGAGTGGGAGGAGACCAGAACCTGGAAAGACCCAAGCCTGGAGCTGAAGAGTGAACAAGCAGGGCCCAGGGTCTGGGTATAGATCTGGGTGGGCTTCTGGTCTGTTCCCGGGTTCAAGGGGCCCATGCACACGAGAGTGGCTGTGAACCAAGTGGGCAAGGGTCATGTCCTGTCCTGACCATCCATAGAGGAGGAATGGGGCTGAGTCATGCTGGTCATGTCTATTTGAGCACTGCTGGTGTTGGTgtgggtgccagggcaggcGCTGCTCTCTGTGACAGTTTTTTTGGCCGCCTGGGACCGTGTATGGCCCCAGAGAGACCAGGCTGGTCACTGGCCATTCAGACTTGATCCACTGTATGTGAGGTGGAGGATAAGGGTGATCAGGAGCACGGGGAGACAGGTCTGGCAAGGTTCACCCTCCACAGACACAGCTGGGCTTGTGTCCCAGACAGGGGGCTGGTAATAGAAGCAGCCCCCCAGGTCTGCAGGGGAAACCCTTTATAGCAAGTAATGACTTTTGAACTCTCAGACATTAACCAAAAGTATTGtcttctctttaaaatgcaagtgCTTTTGTCCCtaggtttttctttgtttcacttGAGTATTTTGCTTGGGTTAGACCACAATATAAGATTTCTGGAAATAGCTGCCCCTCCTGAATTAGCATGCACAAATTAGTATGCTGGAGTTTCCATAAGTCACTGCAGCACAACACCTCCTCAGACTGGCTCATTTAGACTTAAAAGATTGATTTCTTCCTACTACTTGAGCTGATGAGGTAGCGTGGCTTCAGAAGAAGCAGTTCTTTTCCAGCTGACCCAGAGGTGCAGGCACTCTATAAGCTGACACCCTTGgaaggacattttaaaacagtttaaacaTTTAGGaactgcttttgtgtgtgttctgcCAGTGTTTGTAATGGACCGGGTACCTAGTACTGTAACAAGTAAGATCATCATGTCCTTGGGAGTGCTGTTACTGGgaactataaatattttaaaatgtggtcCAGTGGATTCCTCCAGCCTTTCCAGGCTCAGACCCCTTGGCACACATCTATATAACCCATGCAGACACATACGTGCATCCTCCTATGTACAATGAAATTACAAGCCCCAACAAAATACCCTGGAGAGCAGTaattctgcttcttccagagTCTAAGTTTTGGGTAATTCGGGTGAGAGCTTCCGTCAGACACCCTTTGCCCAAAAGCTGCTTGGCAGAGCCTTGCTCATGCATGAGACCCACAGCCCTCCACCTCAGAGCTGCCCTTCTCTACTGAGGAAGAGCTCTGCAGTGTGTTGTGGATGGCAAAAGTTTCTACAAGCACAAAAACCGGCAAGATAAATACACAGGAAAGCAATCCTTTGATAACAAAATAGCCTCTCTGACTGAGTAGCCCCTGCGCTCTTCTGCATTGAGGAGCACCATTGCATGTTTGCCTTGTGCTTAAACTCTCCCCCAGGCATCTGCTGGTGGCCACGCTGTTGGGGCTGTTGGGTTAGAGCACGTTTGGAccagctccttgcaggactCCCACGCCAAGTGCAGGCTGAGCTGAGCTCTGCCGCCCCAGAGTCAGTCCTTCCATCACAAACTGGAATCCCAGAGGCATCAGCGCGGCCGAAGCTGGATGCCGTCTCGCCAGCCGAGAGCCTTGGCAGCAGCACCGGGGAGGTGTGAAGCCAGGAGCCTGCAAACTGGCAGTACTCCCCTTGTCCTGGGGGATGAGGCTGCGTTGCCCGCAGGTCAGGCCGGGTACCGCGGGGCTGGCCTGGCGGAGCGCGGCTCGTTGCTTCCCTCTGCTGGGTGCTGCGGCGTGGGATGCGGGATGCTCCCCGTCCCCGCTGTCCCAGGTCCCGGTGGCCTCAGCCCACAGCAGGGAGCGCCTCATGTCAACGAAGAGGGGGGCATGTCTCCGCTTCGGAGACCACAAATGAGAAAGCAGATCCATGGGGGTCACACAGCTTGCCCCATGCCAGGCTCACCCCATAGGGTCTTTGTCCCATGTCAGCACCTTCATGGAAAggttgtttctccttttctttttccttttctcattttcctgaaaCGGGGAGACAGACTAGATGTAAAGTCTCCATGAGAGGGTCCTTCTGAGTGGCTTACTGAAGGCATTTTGCAGAGGAACCCCTATCAAGCCTCT of Falco cherrug isolate bFalChe1 chromosome 2, bFalChe1.pri, whole genome shotgun sequence contains these proteins:
- the LOC106631271 gene encoding LOW QUALITY PROTEIN: olfactory receptor 51L1-like (The sequence of the model RefSeq protein was modified relative to this genomic sequence to represent the inferred CDS: inserted 3 bases in 2 codons; substituted 1 base at 1 genomic stop codon), with amino-acid sequence MWSAVPLYSTYPLALLGDLTILSIIKAEQSLHTPMYLFLAMLAVPDLGLSTSRFPTMLRMLXQRAREVSXCTCLAQMFFIHTFTDMESAVILAIAFNLYVIICHPLQYSSILTNSGTTKICVTIVMRTTLVQLPLPILLTRLRFTRVSKLSHPYCLHPDIIKHAGSGTRINSTYDLFVLLSTLGLDLLFVLLSYLHILKTILNTVTWREHLKALNTCISHICAVLLFIIPMICLSMMHRFIPXQTYDFTASIHFLAPPILNPIIYNVKT